In a genomic window of Glaciimonas sp. PCH181:
- a CDS encoding carboxymuconolactone decarboxylase family protein gives MHPRLDFYIADKDVIKALIGVENQVNKGSLDILLKELVRLRASQINGCAFCLDMHVTDARKAGESERRMATVSAWRETPFFSERERAALEWTESLTLISQNHVPDAVWNAVRPHFTDAELVELTLLITSINSWNRFAIAFRKMPE, from the coding sequence ATGCACCCTCGCCTCGACTTCTACATTGCTGACAAAGACGTTATCAAGGCACTGATCGGTGTTGAAAACCAAGTCAACAAAGGCTCGCTAGACATCCTGCTGAAGGAACTTGTCCGCCTGCGTGCATCGCAAATCAACGGCTGCGCATTCTGCCTCGACATGCACGTGACCGACGCCCGCAAAGCTGGCGAATCTGAACGCCGCATGGCAACCGTTTCGGCCTGGCGCGAAACCCCCTTCTTCAGCGAACGCGAACGCGCTGCTTTGGAATGGACTGAATCGCTGACGTTGATCTCGCAAAACCATGTACCGGATGCAGTCTGGAATGCCGTTCGCCCCCACTTCACCGATGCCGAACTGGTTGAACTGACATTACTTATCACGTCGATCAACAGCTGGAATCGCTTTGCTATCGCATTTCGCAAGATGCCAGAGTAA
- a CDS encoding GNAT family N-acetyltransferase: MQSDVKIKHIESDADLEASFSVMKELRPHLSDRASYAAQIAQQRTQGYRLLAAWRDGAIVGLAGYRLLDNLLYGHFIYVDDLVVTASLHRAGLGERLLQAARQQAIALHCNHFVLDTGLHMALAQRFYFRQGLLARGMHFVEPLTQDITA; encoded by the coding sequence ATGCAGTCTGATGTAAAAATAAAACACATCGAAAGCGACGCCGATCTGGAAGCGTCGTTCTCGGTAATGAAGGAATTACGACCGCATCTGAGCGACCGCGCAAGCTACGCCGCACAAATCGCGCAGCAACGCACCCAAGGCTATCGCTTGCTTGCAGCCTGGCGCGATGGCGCAATTGTCGGACTGGCAGGCTATCGATTGCTAGACAATTTGCTGTACGGGCACTTCATTTACGTCGATGATCTGGTGGTAACGGCTTCGTTGCATCGCGCCGGGTTGGGCGAGCGCCTGCTGCAAGCAGCAAGGCAACAAGCCATCGCGTTGCACTGCAACCATTTTGTGCTGGATACCGGGTTGCATATGGCGCTGGCGCAACGGTTTTACTTCCGGCAAGGACTGCTGGCAAGAGGCATGCATTTCGTCGAACCACTTACTCAGGATATAACGGCATGA
- a CDS encoding FMN-dependent NADH-azoreductase, with the protein MTRILLLNSGPHSDASYGYRLAREAIAASGIDNVKITERDLVKSPIPPIGRDYAMAITSQTVADAEEFAWSERLIAELEQHDMLFIVTPMHNFTVPAALKLWLDHVIRINRSFSATPEGKVGWMKDRPTFVLVSSGGFFAGERAKQADFLTPYLRYALGSIGINDVHFFPLQGLVFGPEAVAQAVNTAHKQLSEKLSLTSASLAR; encoded by the coding sequence ATGACGCGTATTTTGTTATTGAACAGCGGCCCGCACAGCGATGCAAGCTACGGGTATCGTCTGGCTAGGGAAGCGATTGCTGCATCAGGCATCGACAATGTAAAGATCACCGAACGTGATTTGGTGAAATCACCCATTCCACCCATCGGCCGCGATTACGCGATGGCCATCACTTCGCAAACCGTAGCCGATGCGGAAGAATTCGCGTGGTCGGAACGCCTGATTGCCGAACTGGAGCAGCACGATATGCTGTTCATCGTCACGCCGATGCACAACTTCACCGTGCCCGCCGCGCTCAAACTCTGGCTCGATCATGTCATCCGCATCAATCGCAGCTTTTCCGCTACGCCGGAAGGTAAAGTTGGATGGATGAAAGACCGTCCGACCTTTGTCTTGGTAAGTTCTGGTGGTTTTTTTGCAGGTGAACGGGCGAAACAGGCTGATTTTTTGACACCGTACTTGCGCTATGCACTAGGCTCAATCGGCATCAACGATGTGCACTTTTTTCCGCTGCAAGGACTGGTCTTCGGCCCGGAAGCTGTGGCGCAGGCAGTAAATACAGCACACAAGCAATTATCTGAAAAATTGTCATTGACCAGCGCAAGCCTGGCAAGATAA
- a CDS encoding 4'-phosphopantetheinyl transferase superfamily protein has product MFASNAYGRPEIANPDVASKIAFNISHTKNLIVLGITFGDTLGVDVENVGLRDAPLDLASQFFSPNEVAALVALPPESQSQRFFQYWTLKEAYVKARGMGLSIPLDQFEFDFTTDRHIKFSTNPSLNDSPSRWQFWQFQPSEDHLLAVCAERFDGPKPEFLMRKIVPLEAEQFINCPMLCASA; this is encoded by the coding sequence TTGTTCGCCAGCAATGCTTACGGACGACCAGAAATTGCGAATCCTGATGTCGCATCAAAAATAGCATTCAATATCTCCCACACAAAAAACCTGATCGTACTCGGCATAACCTTTGGCGATACATTGGGAGTTGACGTAGAAAACGTCGGCCTTCGTGATGCGCCGCTTGACTTGGCATCACAGTTTTTCTCCCCCAATGAAGTCGCCGCTCTTGTCGCACTTCCGCCTGAATCCCAATCACAGCGCTTCTTTCAATATTGGACGTTAAAGGAAGCCTATGTAAAGGCGCGTGGGATGGGATTATCGATTCCTCTGGATCAATTTGAATTTGATTTCACAACAGATCGTCACATAAAATTCTCAACCAATCCATCCTTAAACGATAGTCCGTCCCGATGGCAATTTTGGCAGTTTCAGCCATCGGAAGATCATCTATTGGCGGTGTGCGCTGAACGTTTTGACGGGCCTAAACCCGAATTTTTGATGAGAAAAATTGTTCCGCTAGAAGCCGAGCAGTTCATAAATTGTCCGATGCTATGCGCGTCAGCATGA
- a CDS encoding LysE family translocator, producing MSFQNYWLFLPACFALNMAFSPNNMLSLSNGARDGVRYSILAAFGRLLAFAVMIGIAGFGLGALLLASETLFTVLKFGGAAYLVWLGIKLFNSQPVDLGGAVNDKQTIAELPYEKLRRLAKQEFLVAAGNPKAILIFTAFFPQFVDQSAYTTSFLMLGATFLLLELVAIAIYALIGARLRIFTNSAKGFRWFNRVSGSMMIAFGVVLAFLRRPAA from the coding sequence ATGTCGTTCCAAAATTACTGGCTCTTTCTTCCTGCCTGTTTTGCACTGAATATGGCATTCAGCCCGAATAACATGCTATCCCTGTCGAACGGTGCGCGCGATGGTGTGCGTTATTCGATACTCGCAGCGTTTGGACGTTTGCTGGCTTTTGCTGTGATGATAGGAATCGCCGGTTTTGGCCTCGGTGCGCTTTTGCTTGCATCGGAAACACTATTTACCGTGTTGAAATTTGGCGGTGCTGCTTATCTGGTCTGGCTTGGCATCAAATTATTTAACTCGCAGCCTGTTGATCTGGGGGGCGCCGTAAATGACAAGCAGACAATCGCCGAACTGCCCTACGAAAAATTACGCCGACTAGCAAAACAAGAGTTTTTGGTGGCAGCAGGGAACCCCAAAGCGATTCTTATCTTCACCGCATTTTTCCCTCAATTTGTTGATCAATCAGCTTATACGACGAGCTTTTTAATGCTCGGCGCGACGTTTTTACTGCTTGAGTTAGTGGCCATTGCCATTTATGCGTTGATCGGTGCGCGGCTGAGAATATTTACAAATAGCGCAAAAGGATTTCGCTGGTTCAACCGTGTGAGTGGATCGATGATGATTGCGTTTGGCGTGGTATTGGCGTTTTTAAGGCGGCCTGCTGCGTGA
- a CDS encoding LysR family transcriptional regulator, producing MNLHHLEHFLALVETGSFSRASEVLYLTQPALSRSIQMLEQELGTRLIDRVGKRNELTPFGTVVAEKARKIVSEAVDLKHTAQLLTQGDGGTIRLGLGSAPNAMFAGPLLSYMLRQYPRVGVHLSTGSPEAQVAALRERTFDALLVHSRAVPPREDLHTRLLGRVQSGFMCRRGHPLSNRHGVEFAEIVKYPVVSTVLSDETSRVLIERFGPIAHPTRFLRASSDSVAALIDAVLTTDAVFLGVLATARTWLRSGDIEVVQLDLPFEVDAQYAFVTLEGRTESPMLDVIRQFCVNLALSEVKQKAFAPDAK from the coding sequence ATGAATTTGCATCACCTTGAGCATTTCCTGGCGTTGGTTGAAACGGGCTCTTTTAGCAGGGCATCAGAGGTGCTATATCTCACGCAACCGGCGTTAAGCCGTAGCATTCAGATGCTTGAGCAGGAGCTGGGAACGCGATTGATTGATCGTGTTGGTAAACGCAACGAGCTCACGCCGTTTGGCACCGTGGTTGCCGAGAAGGCCAGAAAGATCGTCTCTGAGGCTGTAGATCTGAAGCACACCGCACAGTTGCTGACTCAGGGTGATGGCGGCACGATCCGGCTCGGATTGGGGTCTGCGCCAAATGCCATGTTTGCGGGACCGTTGTTGTCGTACATGCTGCGTCAGTATCCCCGCGTCGGTGTGCATCTTTCAACGGGCAGTCCCGAGGCCCAGGTTGCGGCTTTGCGGGAGCGCACATTCGATGCCTTGCTCGTGCATTCACGCGCGGTTCCACCTCGTGAGGATCTGCATACGCGTTTGCTTGGCCGCGTGCAATCGGGTTTCATGTGTCGGCGTGGTCATCCACTGTCGAACCGCCATGGCGTAGAGTTCGCCGAGATCGTCAAATACCCGGTCGTTTCGACCGTGCTGAGCGATGAAACTTCTCGTGTGCTAATTGAGCGTTTTGGTCCGATAGCGCATCCGACGCGCTTCTTGCGGGCATCGTCAGACTCCGTCGCTGCACTGATCGATGCCGTACTGACGACTGATGCGGTTTTTCTTGGCGTACTTGCCACGGCGCGGACATGGCTGCGTAGCGGTGACATCGAAGTAGTGCAGCTCGATCTGCCATTCGAAGTCGATGCACAGTATGCTTTTGTTACTTTGGAGGGGCGGACGGAGTCTCCTATGCTAGACGTAATTCGCCAATTTTGCGTCAATCTTGCGCTCAGCGAAGTGAAGCAAAAAGCCTTCGCCCCGGACGCAAAATGA
- a CDS encoding carboxylesterase/lipase family protein, producing MKTNKGISTIFALLAVTLSACGGGSGQKDALATSNVTVQTTEGPVVGVLKGNVVSYLGMPYAKAPVGTLRWMPPQAPVPRTSTLSTASYGNACPQTTVQNDIPASNMSEDCLFINVQEPAATVASSKLPVVVYIHGGAFTLGSGAQVDGSAIATTGNIVFASFNYRLGALGYLANAALQTANGDGTLGNFAVMDQQAALQWVQKNIAAFGGDPNNVTVWGLSAGATSTFTLLESPLSKGLFSKAVMQSGGGGAYSNLTPDNAIAQGNTLIQAAGCTGTPDALACLRGKSATDLVAAQTNSKWRPTIDGKVVTQVPSAAFITGNFNRVPVMIGGVYDEGTLFVPPTLPASVYTQAIASLAPPGYDTTKIQAAYPLANYAVPAQGLARAEGDALYACGNSSRRDELSAWVPVFGWEFTDPTLSFPTNPTAFYLGTSHGTDASYWFGAPNVATSNPLPAMQALGVQMKKYLVNFARNGDPNGDGSDRSIPHWPRYVASSDREMVELTIPSITVSNTAFETTHNCNTLWGKAVFPPIY from the coding sequence ATGAAAACAAATAAGGGTATTTCAACCATTTTCGCACTGCTTGCCGTAACGCTTAGTGCGTGCGGCGGTGGCAGCGGGCAGAAGGACGCCTTAGCGACCAGCAATGTCACGGTCCAGACTACAGAAGGTCCCGTCGTAGGGGTGCTGAAAGGCAACGTTGTTTCTTATCTTGGTATGCCATACGCGAAGGCCCCTGTTGGGACACTGCGCTGGATGCCTCCGCAAGCGCCGGTGCCTCGCACCAGCACGCTGAGCACCGCGTCTTACGGCAACGCCTGTCCGCAAACTACAGTGCAAAACGACATCCCGGCGAGCAACATGTCGGAGGATTGTCTCTTCATCAACGTACAAGAACCTGCGGCCACGGTTGCATCTAGCAAACTCCCGGTTGTTGTCTACATCCATGGCGGCGCGTTCACGCTTGGTTCGGGCGCGCAGGTTGATGGCAGTGCGATCGCGACGACGGGCAACATCGTGTTCGCGAGCTTCAACTACCGACTTGGGGCGTTAGGCTACCTGGCGAACGCTGCGCTACAGACTGCGAATGGTGATGGCACTCTGGGGAATTTCGCCGTGATGGACCAGCAGGCTGCGCTGCAATGGGTGCAGAAAAACATCGCCGCGTTCGGTGGCGATCCGAACAACGTCACCGTTTGGGGATTGTCGGCTGGTGCCACGTCCACGTTCACGCTGCTGGAATCGCCTCTATCCAAAGGCCTGTTCAGCAAGGCGGTCATGCAAAGTGGTGGCGGCGGCGCTTACTCGAACTTAACGCCGGATAACGCGATTGCGCAAGGCAATACGCTGATCCAGGCCGCTGGATGTACTGGTACGCCCGATGCTTTAGCGTGTCTGCGCGGCAAATCAGCTACCGACCTTGTCGCCGCCCAAACTAATAGCAAGTGGCGGCCAACGATCGATGGCAAAGTTGTCACTCAGGTGCCGTCGGCTGCGTTTATTACCGGCAACTTTAACCGTGTGCCAGTGATGATCGGCGGCGTGTATGACGAGGGAACGCTGTTCGTTCCTCCGACATTGCCTGCGTCGGTCTATACGCAAGCGATCGCATCGCTTGCGCCACCCGGCTATGACACTACGAAGATCCAAGCGGCCTATCCACTTGCTAACTATGCGGTTCCCGCACAGGGCTTGGCACGCGCGGAAGGCGATGCGTTATACGCGTGTGGGAACAGCTCACGCCGGGACGAACTTTCCGCATGGGTTCCCGTATTCGGGTGGGAATTTACAGATCCTACGCTCTCCTTCCCAACTAACCCGACGGCCTTCTATCTGGGTACATCACACGGGACCGACGCGTCATATTGGTTCGGCGCACCCAATGTCGCAACAAGTAACCCGCTCCCCGCCATGCAAGCGCTTGGCGTTCAGATGAAGAAGTATCTCGTCAATTTCGCCCGCAATGGGGATCCAAACGGAGACGGCTCAGACCGGAGCATCCCGCATTGGCCGCGATACGTAGCATCCAGCGATCGCGAAATGGTCGAACTGACGATTCCGTCGATCACCGTATCGAACACTGCTTTCGAAACGACGCACAACTGCAACACCCTCTGGGGAAAAGCTGTATTCCCACCTATTTATTAA